The Lycium barbarum isolate Lr01 chromosome 12, ASM1917538v2, whole genome shotgun sequence genome includes a region encoding these proteins:
- the LOC132624450 gene encoding uncharacterized protein LOC132624450 codes for MADTSKLHPATTVTNIKSCIPIVLDYEGSQYNNWATLFKLHCRANLVIDHILPPASPTVPPPATAVEKLAAKALWERLDDIVRQWIYGTISNDLLNTIIHQEDTAAEAWDRLVHLFQDNKSARALALDAKFTNTKLVDFPNVKAYCTRLKVLADNLANVGHKVSDERLVLRLLRRLSEEYKTFRTTVQHRTPLPSFDVVRSMLELEEDSHAEDAIHDSDSNAALVSHNVTPQNFSGNGHPNNSANNFNNRGNSQNRGKKNNHGRSGGNRNNRGCSGGNRNNRGGSGNGQSSGGGSRTNAQAYQPAASQQQGPAAPSWYFPPWAA; via the coding sequence ATGGCTGACACCTCCAAGTTGCATCCTGCGACTACCGTCACcaatatcaaatcatgcattcctaTTGTGCTTGACTACGAAGGAAGTCAATACAATAACTGGGCTACCCTCTTCAAGCTCCATTGTCGTGCAAACTTGGTCATTGACCACATCTTACCTCCTGCCTCCCCAACTGTGCCACCACCGGCAACTGCAGTCGAAAAACTTGCTGCTAAGGCCCTATGGGAACGGCTAGATGACATTGTTCGGCAATGGATATATGGTACGATATCGAATGATCTTCTCAACACGATCATTCATCAAGAGGACACCGCAGCCGAAGCTTGGGACCGTCTTGTTCATCTCTTTCAGGACAACAAATCGGCTAGGGCTCTTGCTCTTGATGCAAAATTCACCAACACAAAATTGGTggattttccaaatgtgaaagcATACTGCACCAGGCTGAAAGTTCTTGCAGACAATCTCGCCAACGTCGGTCACAAAGTTTCCGACGAACGACTTGTGCTTCGTCTTCTACGAAGGTTGTCGGAGGAATATAAAACTTTTCGCACGACGGTGCAGCACCGTACTCCTCTCCCATCTTTTGACGTTGTCCGATCGATGCTTGAGCTTGAGGAGGATAGCCATGCCGAGGACGCCATTCACGACTCCGACTCCAATGCTGCTCTTGTTTCCCACAATGTTACTCCTCAGAATTTCTCAGGAAATGGACATCCCAATAACTCTGCAAATAACTTCAACAATCGTGGGAATTCGCAGAATCGTGGAAAGAAAAATAACCACGGTCGCAGCGGCGGCAACCGTAACAACCGCGGTTGCAGCGGCGGCAACCGCAACAACCGCGGTGGCAGCGGCAATGGACAAAGCAGCGGCGGGGGCAGCCGCACCAATGCACAGGCATACCAGCCCGCCGCGTCACAGCAGCAGGGACCCGCTGCCCCGTCGTGGTATTTTCCACCGTGGGCAGCTTGA